The proteins below are encoded in one region of Mangifera indica cultivar Alphonso chromosome 7, CATAS_Mindica_2.1, whole genome shotgun sequence:
- the LOC123221527 gene encoding putative glycine-rich cell wall structural protein 1, translated as MTLTPIFCQIHCNSFPSAKGNNELQFGKYCDDEGDGNEGEGENYGPGEGSGNCHDDGDACGAERGGGKGLGNDGGSSSGEGGGGGGGGGGGGSGGYGGGFGYGGGGGGGGGGGGGGGGGGGGGGGEDNGRHGR; from the exons ATGACGCTGACACCAATTTTCTGTCAGATTCAC TGCAACTCCTTTCCCAGTGCTAAAGGGAATAATGAGTTGCAGTTTGGAAAATATTGTGACGATGAGGGAGATGGTAATGAAGGCGAAGGTGAAAATTATGGACCAGGCGAAGGTAGTGGCAACTGTCATGATGATGGCGATGCTTGTGGGGCAGAAAGGGGTGGTGGGAAAGGTTTGGGAAACGATGGTGGTTCTAGCTCCGGGGAAGgcggaggtggaggtggaggtggaggtggtggAGGATCAGGGGGATATGGTGGAGGTTTTGGCTATGGAGGAGGAGGTGGCGGCGGAGGTGGTGGAGGaggaggtggaggaggaggaggcgGTGGTGGGGGCGGTGAAGATAATGGAAGACATGGACGCTGA
- the LOC123219901 gene encoding S-protein homolog 21-like produces MKIHGCILLIFLIASGIVFISFFQPEEYFFSTEYDVRVINGFSDNSSVPLVIWCSSEDSDLGGRALQEGDDFSWTLKTNFWGTTNFLCTMKWEDKRKRFDAFLVRRDSRRCNPFRKCSWLVKEDGFYFSNDEVNWKKDFPWY; encoded by the coding sequence ATGAAGATTCACGGTTGCATTTTGCTTATATTTCTCATCGCTTCAGGCATCGTTTTCATCTCCTTTTTCCAACCAGAGGAATACTTCTTCAGTACCGAATATGACGTTCGTGTCATAAACGGCTTCTCCGACAATTCCTCCGTGCCGCTGGTCATCTGGTGTTCCTCCGAGGACAGTGATCTCGGTGGACGTGCGCTCCAAGAAGGCGACGATTTCAGCTGGACTCTCAAAACCAACTTCTGGGGCACCACTAATTTCTTGTGCACCATGAAGTGGGAAGATAAAAGAAAACGTTTTGATGCATTTTTAGTTCGACGGGATTCTCGCCGGTGTAACCCGTTTAGAAAGTGTTCTTGGCTGGTGAAAGAAGACGGGTTTTACTTCAGTAACGATGAAGTGAACTGGAAGAAAGACTTTCCATGGTACTAA
- the LOC123221612 gene encoding uncharacterized protein LOC123221612, with protein sequence MSRLSIRPRPLDIHKKLPIVKSVKDFEDDNNDTAPPLTSTSTSGNTNNTSATSTRNSHLLRLNSSLTDHDNQEVHQAPSKKSASEIPTPQFVVVDTYEQDYSRTFAQPNSYLRARGARAEIGEFVEYDLDNEDEDWLNEFNKDKKVLTPEKFESLIFKFEVLDHKTRERAGLITPTLGSPIPVLLQLEVAIEALHAQTIRFSVFQSVYNYWKDKRERWQKPILRRLQPPPPVNDTNPYNVFRPREKTHRLHTRRMQRRENNVQSFEKLRQVRRNLEQAKTILEALIRREEKKRDVLESEVNLQRMQMKYKNEIEFPEDSLALPGFPPVSCKFASSEDELVDSDDLASSRPRMRPAAVQNQPYPESNLVTTPIANVQQEFRRHTPLGWLHKLDPLEPVLLFTKPLVPEKLAAAGIVPPSDTSAKNGMSAPTYKFHGRIGRGGRIVFDRWNPLMHTPIDCGTSFYIPPKPRSSAYN encoded by the exons ATGAGTAGGCTATCAATTCGGCCACGGCCTCTAGACATACACAAGAAACTGCCCATTGTTAAATCAGTAAAAGATTTTGAAGACGACAACAATGATACAGCACCTCCTCTTACAAGTACCAGTACAAGTGGTAATACCAATAATACTTCTGCCACTAGCACACGCAACTCACACCTCCTCCGTCTCAACTCCTCTTTGACAGACCATGACAACCAAGAG GTGCATCAAGCCCCTAGCAAGAAATCAGCTTCTGAAATACCGACGCCTCAGTTTGTGGTAGTTGATACTTATGAACAAGACTACTCTCGGACATTTGCTCAACCTAATTCTTATTTGCGTGCAAGAGGAG CTCGGGCTGAGATTGGGGAGTTTGTTGAATATGACTTAGACAATGAGGATGAGGATTGGCTCAATGAAttcaacaaagacaaaaaagttTTGACGCCTGAAAA ATTTGAGAGtcttatttttaagtttgaggTGTTGGATCATAAAACTCGGGAAAGAGCTGGACTTATAACACCAACTCTTGGTTCACCCATTCCTGTACTTCTGCAACTAGAAGTTGCTATTGAG GCACTACATGCTCAGACCATCAGATTTTCAGTCTTCCAGTCTGTTTATAATTATTGGAAAGACAAG CGTGAAAGATGGCAGAAACCTATATTGCGACGTTTGCAG CCTCCTCCGCCAGTAAATGATACCAACCCATACAATGTCTTTAGGCCAAGAGAGAAAACCCACAGACTCCATACAAGAAGG ATGCAAAGGAGAGAAAATAATGTGCAGTCATTTGAAAAGCTTCGCCAG GTCAGACGCAACCTCGAGCAAGCAAAGACTATACTTGAGGCTTTGATTAGG agagaagagaaaaagagagatgtCCTGGAGAGTGAAGTTAATCTCCAAAGGATGCAAATGAAGTACAAG AATGAAATCGAGTTTCCTGAGGATAGCTTGGCACTTCCTGGCTTTCCTCCTGTTTCTTGCAAGTTTGCTTCAAGTGAGGATGAATTGGTCGACTCAGATGACCTTGCAAGTAGCCGCCCACGAATGCGACCTGCTGCAGTTCAGAATCAGCCATACCCAGAGTCCAACCTTGTCACAACTCCAATAGCTAACGTTCAACAAGAGTTCAGGCGCCATACACCACTTGGATGGCTCCATAAATTG GATCCTCTTGAGCCGGTTCTGTTGTTCACAAAACCTCTAGTCCCAGAAAAGTTAGCTGCTGCAGGCATTGTCCCACCATCAGATACCTCAGCCAAGAATGGCATGTCGGCACCAACTTACAAGTTCCATGGAAGAATTGGCCGAGGGGGTCGAATAGTTTTTGATAGATGGAATCCTCTTATGCATACTCCAATTGATTGTGGTACATCTTTTTACATACCGCCAAAACCTCGCTCATCAgcatataattaa
- the LOC123221383 gene encoding probable leucine-rich repeat receptor-like protein kinase At2g33170, which produces MLRNFESGRVFKVGFAGFLLVVLLLICGSEALNSEGQYLLELKNRLHDEFGHLENWKSTDQTPCSWIGVNCTSGYEPVVWSLDLNSMNLSGTLSPSIGGLIHLTYLDLAYNELTGNIPKEIGNCSSLKQLYLNNNQFGGQIPAELGKLSSLESLNICNNAISGALPENLGNLSSLVEFVGYTNNLTGPFPRSLGNLKNLTIFRVGQNAISGSIPAEISGCQSLQMFGLAQNNIGGSLPKEIGMLGSLTNLILWGNQLTGFIPKELANCTNLETLALYGNTFVGQIPKELASLKFLKKLYLYRNELNGTIPKEIGNLSMATEIDFSENYLVGEIPTEFSKITGLRLLYLFQNQLTGVIPNELSILRNLTKLDLSINYLTGPIPFGFQYLTEMLQLQLFDNSLSGGIPQGLGLYSPLWVVDFSNNQLTGRIPPHLCRHSNLILLSLGFNQLYGNIPTGVINCETLVQLRLVGNRLAGSFPSGLCKLVNLSAIELDQNNFSGPIPPEVGNCQKLQRLHIANNYFASDLPREIGNLSQLVTLNMSFNMLTGRIPPEIVHCNMLQRLDLGHNSFVGSLPNELGTLLQLELLELSENKFSGNIPASLGNLSHLTELQMGGNLFSGEIPPELGYLSSLQIALNLSYNNLSGSIPPELGNLNLLEFLLLNNNQLSGDIPITFENLSSLLGCNFSYNDLSGPLPAVPVFKNMAVSSFVGNKGLCGGPLGICGENPSSDSAKHVGDMANPRGRIITIVAAVVGGVSLILIMIILYFIRRPTKMVVSSQDNEISSPDSDVYFPPKVGFTLQDLIEVTNNFHDSYAVGSGAYGTVYKAVMHSGKTIAVKKLASNREGNNIENSFRAEILTLGKIRHRNIVKLYGFCYHQGSNLLIYEYMGRGSLGELLHGSSCSLEWPTRFKVALGAAEGLAYLHHDCKPRIIHRDIKSNNILLDENFEAHVGDFGLAKVIDMPQSKSMSAVAGSYGYIAPEYAYTMKVTEKCDIYSYGVVLLELLTGRTPVQPLDQGGDLVTLVKHYVRNHSLTPGILDARLNLKNESTVDHMILVLKIALMCTSMNPTDRPSMRDVVSMLIESDKQEGKFTTTYEIPLKDKDHAL; this is translated from the exons ATGTTGAGGAATTTTGAATCAGGGAGAGTTTTCAAAGTAGGGTTTGCAGGTTTTTTGCTGGTTGTCTTGCTATTGATTTGTGGTTCGGAGGCTTTGAATTCGGAAGGGCAATACCTGCTAGAGCTGAAGAACAGGCTACATGATGAATTCGGTCATCTGGAGAACTGGAAGTCCACTGATCAGACACCATGTTCTTGGATAGGTGTAAATTGCACTTCAGGTTATGAGCCAGTGGTCTGGTctcttgatttgaattcaatgaaTCTTTCAGGAACTCTGAGCCCCAGTATTGGCGGTTTGATCCACCTAACATATCTTGATCTTGCTTACAATGAGTTAACCGGAAATATACCCAAGGAAATTGGAAATTGTTCGAGCTTGAAACAACTTTATTTGAACAACAACCAATTTGGTGGGCAAATTCCTGCTGAACTGGGTAAGCTATCCTCTTTAGAAAGTTTAAATATATGCAACAATGCGATCTCTGGTGCTCTGCCAGAGAATCTTGGAAACTTATCATCATTGGTGGAGTTTGTGGGATACACGAACAATCTGACTGGTCCATTTCCTCGTTCTTTGGGGAATCTCAAGAACTTGACAATATTTCGAGTGGGGCAGAATGCAATTTCTGGTAGCATTCCTGCAGAAATAAGTGGATGTCAGAGCCTTCAAATGTTTGGTCTTGCTCAAAATAATATCGGGGGGTCATTACCTAAGGAAATTGGGATGCTTGGTAGCTTAACCAATCTGATTTTATGGGGTAATCAATTGACAGGATTTATCCCAAAGGAGCTTGCAAATTGTACAAACCTTGAAACTCTTGCATTGTACGGGAATACTTTTGTGGGACAAATACCTAAAGAATTAGCAAGCCTCAAGTTTCTGAAGAAGTTGTATCTGTACAGAAATGAGTTGAACGGAACCATTCCAAAGGAAATAGGGAATCTGTCTATGGCAACAGAGATTGATTTCTCTGAGAATTATCTGGTCGGTGAGATTCCAACCGAGTTCTCTAAGATAACAGGTTTACGCTTGCTGTACCTTTTCCAGAACCAGCTTACTGGAGTAATACCAAATGAGCTTAGTATCTTGAGGAATTTGACAAAGCTTGACCTGTCAATTAATTACCTCACTGGTCCTATTCCATTTGGGTTTCAATATCTGACTGAAATGCTTCAATTACAGCTTTTTGACAATTCTTTGAGTGGTGGCATTCCTCAGGGGCTTGGACTTTACAGCCCACTTTGGGTAGTTGATTTTTCTAACAACCAGCTGACAGGAAGAATACCTCCTCACTTATGTCGACACTCTAACTTAATTCTGCTGAGTCTTGGATTTAATCAGCTCTATGGAAATATCCCAACTGGGGTCATCAACTGTGAAACATTGGTGCAACTTCGTTTGGTTGGAAACAGACTTGCGGGGAGCTTTCCTTCTGGGTTGTGCAAGTTGGTGAATCTTTCTGCTATTGAGTTGGACCAGAACAATTTTAGTGGGCCAATTCCACCAGAGGTCGGAAATTGCCAAAAGTTGCAGAGGCTTCATATTGCAAACAATTACTTTGCTTCCGATTTGCCTAGAGAAATAGGTAATCTCTCTCAATTGGTGACTTTAAATATGTCCTTTAATATGCTTACTGGACGGATTCCACCTGAAATTGTACACTGCAACATGCTTCAACGACTCGATCTCGGCCATAACAGCTTTGTAGGTTCTTTACCAAATGAACTGGGCACCCTTCTGCAGCTTGAGCTTCTGGAGCTCTCGGAAAATAAATTTTCTGGAAATATACCTGCATCGCTAGGGAATCTATCACATCTGACAGAATTGCAGATGGGTGGCAACTTATTTTCTGGTGAAATACCTCCAGAATTGGGTTATCTTTCAAGCTTACAAATTGCATTGAATCTCAGCTACAACAACCTCAGTGGAAGTATACCACCAGAGCTTGGGAATCTTAATCTACTGGAATTCCTTCTGCTAAATAACAATCAACTGAGTGGTGATATACCCATAACGTTTGAAAATCTTTCGAGTTTATTGGGATGCAACTTCTCATACAATGACCTTAGTGGACCTTTACCAGCTGTACCAGTGTTTAAGAATATGGCTGTCAGCAGTTTTGTTGGGAACAAAGGACTCTGCGGTGGACCTCTTGGTATTTGTGGTGAAAATCCGTCTTCTGATTCTGCTAAACATGTGGGAGATATGGCTAATCCCCGTGGTAGAATTATTACTATTGTTGCAGCTGTTGTTGGTGGTGTTTCTCTAATTCTCATAATGATTATTTTGTACTTCATCAGACGCCCAACCAAGATGGTTGTTTCCTCTCAAGATAATGAGATATCATCACCGGATTCAGACGTCTATTTTCCACCAAAGGTGGGTTTCACCTTGCAAGATCTGATTGAGGTCACCAACAATTTTCACGATAGCTATGCAGTTGGAAGTGGAGCTTATGGAACAGTCTATAAGGCGGTTATGCATTCTGGGAAAACCATTGCTGTTAAAAAGCTAGCATCAAACAGGGAAGGCAACAACATTGAAAACAGTTTTCGAGCAGAGATTTTAACTCTTGGAAAGATTAGGCATCGCAACATTGTGAAGCTTTATGGCTTTTGCTATCACCAAGGTTCCAATCTCCTTATTTATGAGTACATGGGAAGGGGCAGCTTGGGTGAATTACTTCATGGCTCTTCTTGTAGCTTGGAATGGCCAACTCGGTTCAAAGTTGCTCTTGGAGCTGCTGAAGGACTTGCTTATCTACATCATGATTGCAAACCAAGGATTATTCACCGTGATATTAAGtccaataatattttacttgatGAGAATTTTGAAGCTCATGTGGGTGATTTTGGTTTAGCTAAGGTGATTGACATGCCTCAGTCTAAATCAATGTCAGCAGTTGCAGGATCATACGGTTATATCGCTCCTG AATATGCATACACAATGAAGGTTACTGAAAAATGTGACATCTATAGCTATGGAGTTGTTCTTTTGGAGTTGCTAACTGGGAGAACTCCTGTACAGCCGTTAGATCAAGGAGGAGATCTTGTCACTTTGGTGAAACATTACGTTCGAAACCATTCATTGACACCGGGGATACTCGATGCTCGGTTAAATCTCAAAAATGAAAGTACTGTTGATCACATGATTCTTGTCTTGAAAATTGCTTTAATGTGCACAAGTATGAACCCTACTGATAGGCCATCAATGCGGGATGTTGTATCAATGCTTATAGAGTCTGACAAGCAAGAAGGTAAATTTACTACTACTTATGAAATCCCTCTTAAAGACAAGGATCATGCTTTGTGA